Genomic window ([Eubacterium] hominis):
ACATTAAAAGCGTATTTGAAACAGGAACAAGCATACCCTGTAATCAGTGAAGAGGAACAGAAGCTGTTGAAAAAAGAAAGACCTGATTTTATCGGTGTTAATTATTACGCTTCATTGACGGTACGTAAACCTGGAGATCCAGATCCAAAAGCTGATTTGTTTTTCTTCAATACAGAGAATTACACAATCGTAAACAACCCAATCATTAAAACAACGACATGGCTAAGAGGAAGCTATGATCCACTCGGATTTAAATTAGCATTAAGGAAACTATATGATCGATATCAGCTGCCATTAATGATTACAGAAAATGGATATCCACAAACTGAGGAGCCAGTAAATGGTATCATCAATGATACAGAACGCATTACATATCTTAAAGATCACTTACATGCAATCAAAGAAACAATTAGTGAGGGAATTCCTGTAATAGGATATCATCTTTGGTCTTTTATTGACTTGTTAAGTGGTTCTCAGGGATATAAAAAGCGTTATGGTTTGGTCTATATTGATCATCAAGAAGGAAATAAAGGTACATTACAACGTATCAAGAAACAATCATTTTACTGGTATCAAAAACAAATAAAAGAAAAAGGAAGGGAAATTTAAAATGGAAAAAGTACAAGCATGGTTGGAGAAAACATTAATTCCAATTTCAACAAAATTATCTAGCAGTAAATTTATGCAGGCATTGAGTGGAGGGATGATGTCTGTTCTACCAATCATGATGATTGGCGCAATCTTTTCAATTCTGACAAATCTGCCAATTGACGCATATAAAACATTTATCGCAGATATTGGTCTGGCAAAATTCTTTGCCCTTGGAACAACAATGACGACGGATTTGATTTCTATCTATATGACATATTTTATCGCAAAAAGCTTCTCTAGTAGAATACATAAAGATCAATCTTCTACAATTGGTATGTTGGCAGTGGCATGTTTCTTCATTTTATTACCATTTGGGGTAAATGAAGCAGGCACAAAGTTCTTTGAATTTACATATTTAGGCTCTATGGGAATGTTTGTAGGTATTGTGACAGGATACTTCACTTCATTAATTTATGGATGGGTATTGGATAAAGATATTACAATAAAACTTCCTGATGGAGTACCTATGAATGTCGCAAATTCATTTACAGGTATCATTCCAGCACTTGTTGTCGCAGTTATTTTCTTACTTGTAAATTTCTTATTAACATTAACTCCTTATGGAAATATCTTCTCATGTTTATATTCTCTATTACAAGCACCTTTACAATCATTAGCAGGCAATATGTTCTCTATGATTATTATTGTTATTTTATGTCAGATTTTATGGTTCTTCGGTATTCATGGATCTATGACTGTATTAGGTGTTATCTTCCCTTTGTGGATTGCAATGTATGCAGAAAACAGTGCTTCTGTAGCAGCTGGTGGACCAGTATTGAATCCTATTAACGTTACATTCTTTGACTTCACTACAATTGGTGGATGTGGTTGTACACTTGGCTTATCTATTCTATTATGCTTGTTCTCTAAATCTAAACAGAATAAAACATATGGTAAATTATTCTTGCCTTGTGGATTGTTTAATATCAATGAACCTATGGTATTCTCTATGCCTTTGATGTTGAATCCTTTATTCATTATTCCATTTATCTTAGCTCCAGTATTAGCAGTTGTTATCGCATACTTCGCAATTGTGGTACTACAGATTGTACCTGCACCACTTGGTATTATGAACTTATCTTATGTACCTGCATTATTTAGAGGATTTATCAACTGTGGTTTCCAGGGTGTCATCCTTGAACTGGTAATTGTAATAATTTCAATGGTTATTTACTATCCATTCTTCAGAATTGCTGATAAACAAGCATTAGCTAATGAAAATAAAGAAGCATAGGTATATAATATAGATAGCATATGGCTGGTAACTAATATGTTATCTACAGGAGGAAAAGGATTATGAAATATTTAGTATTTGATGTTGGTGGAAGTGCAATTAAATATGCGTTGATGAATGATGTATATGAATTACTAGAAAAGGACAGTGTACCAACACCACTTGATGCTTTAGACAGTTTCAAAAAGGCAATTCATGATATCTATGTAAAATATCAAGATGAAGTAGAAGGTATTGCGATATCTTTACCTGGTATGATTAACAAGAAAACGAATAAAATGCAGATTCCAGGATTCTTGTTATATAATGATGGCGTAGATATTGAGGCAGAGCTAAAATCTGTCACAACCAATCAATTAACAATCGCAAATGATGCCAAATGTGCTGCTTTATGTGAAGTGACTTTGGGCAGCTTGAAAGATACTGGAGTTGGCGCTGTTTGTATCATTGGCAGTGGCATAGGTGGTGCTGTGACCATTGGAAACAATGTATTGACAGGTGTACATGGCTTTGCGGGAGAATTTAGCTACTTAAGCTCAGATTGGAAAAACTGCTGTGGTTTTAATGAAAAATGGGGCGCCGTAAATAGTGTTTATGCACTCATTGCAAATGTTGCTGCTAAAAAACAATTGGATAAAGATCAGTTAGATGGAAAAGCTGTATTTGAATTATGTAATCAAAAAGATGAAGTAGCACTTAGCTGCCTAAAAGAATTTACAGATTATCTAGCTGCTGGA
Coding sequences:
- a CDS encoding PTS sugar transporter subunit IIC — translated: MEKVQAWLEKTLIPISTKLSSSKFMQALSGGMMSVLPIMMIGAIFSILTNLPIDAYKTFIADIGLAKFFALGTTMTTDLISIYMTYFIAKSFSSRIHKDQSSTIGMLAVACFFILLPFGVNEAGTKFFEFTYLGSMGMFVGIVTGYFTSLIYGWVLDKDITIKLPDGVPMNVANSFTGIIPALVVAVIFLLVNFLLTLTPYGNIFSCLYSLLQAPLQSLAGNMFSMIIIVILCQILWFFGIHGSMTVLGVIFPLWIAMYAENSASVAAGGPVLNPINVTFFDFTTIGGCGCTLGLSILLCLFSKSKQNKTYGKLFLPCGLFNINEPMVFSMPLMLNPLFIIPFILAPVLAVVIAYFAIVVLQIVPAPLGIMNLSYVPALFRGFINCGFQGVILELVIVIISMVIYYPFFRIADKQALANENKEA
- a CDS encoding ROK family protein, whose product is MKYLVFDVGGSAIKYALMNDVYELLEKDSVPTPLDALDSFKKAIHDIYVKYQDEVEGIAISLPGMINKKTNKMQIPGFLLYNDGVDIEAELKSVTTNQLTIANDAKCAALCEVTLGSLKDTGVGAVCIIGSGIGGAVTIGNNVLTGVHGFAGEFSYLSSDWKNCCGFNEKWGAVNSVYALIANVAAKKQLDKDQLDGKAVFELCNQKDEVALSCLKEFTDYLAAGLYNLQACVDPEKIAIGGGISKQPILFEYIQKSLDEIYAAIPFNIPRVQIVNCKYFNDSNLMGALANYKLIMKE